One segment of Massilia sp. Se16.2.3 DNA contains the following:
- a CDS encoding alpha-D-glucose phosphate-specific phosphoglucomutase, which yields MTIQTVATTPFTGQRPGTSGLRKKVTEFQQPGYLENFVEAIFLTLGDLSGQTLVVGGDGRYFNRNAIQTILHMAAAHGVARVLVGRGGILSTPAVSCVIRKHKAFGGIVLSASHNPGGPDGDFGIKYNIGNGGPAPEKITEAIFAQTQGLTSCRISDAPPVNLDDIGSTQLEGMAVEVIDPVADYAELMGRLFDFDAIRALFQRGFTMRFDGMSAVSGPYAKAIIEGMLGAPAGTVINAEPLEDFGGHHPDPNPVNAAELIALMNGPDAPDFGAASDGDGDRNMIVGRNLAVTPSDSLAIIAANATLAPGYAGGIKGIARSMPTSTAADRVAEALGISCFETPTGWKYFGNLMDAGMVTLCGEESYGTGSDHVREKDGLWAVLFWLNIIAASGKSVGQLVSEHWARFGRNYYSRHDYEAVDAMAADAMMTALREKLPKLAGQTLGEGADAYRVALADDFVYTDPVDKSIASRQGVRIVMTDGSRIVFRLSGTGTEGATIRVYLERYEADPGRHDLDTQQALSSLIAIADGVSELRQRTGRALPSVIT from the coding sequence ATGACCATCCAGACCGTGGCGACCACGCCATTCACGGGACAACGCCCGGGCACCTCGGGCCTGCGCAAGAAGGTGACCGAATTCCAGCAACCGGGCTACCTCGAGAATTTTGTCGAAGCGATTTTCCTGACCCTGGGCGACTTGTCCGGCCAGACCCTGGTCGTCGGCGGCGACGGCCGCTACTTCAACCGCAATGCCATCCAGACCATCCTGCACATGGCCGCCGCCCATGGCGTGGCGCGCGTGCTGGTCGGGCGCGGCGGCATCCTGTCGACGCCCGCGGTCAGCTGCGTGATCCGCAAGCACAAGGCCTTTGGCGGCATCGTGCTCTCGGCCAGCCATAACCCCGGCGGCCCGGACGGCGACTTCGGCATCAAGTACAACATCGGCAACGGCGGCCCGGCGCCGGAGAAAATCACCGAAGCGATCTTCGCCCAGACCCAGGGCTTGACCTCCTGCCGCATCAGCGACGCGCCGCCCGTCAACCTCGACGACATCGGCAGCACCCAGCTGGAAGGCATGGCGGTCGAGGTCATCGATCCGGTGGCCGACTACGCGGAACTGATGGGGCGCCTGTTCGACTTCGACGCCATCCGGGCACTGTTCCAGCGCGGTTTCACGATGCGCTTCGACGGCATGAGCGCCGTCTCCGGCCCGTATGCGAAGGCCATTATCGAAGGCATGCTCGGTGCCCCCGCTGGCACCGTCATCAATGCCGAACCGCTCGAAGACTTCGGCGGACACCATCCGGACCCGAACCCCGTCAACGCCGCCGAACTGATCGCCCTGATGAACGGCCCGGATGCGCCCGACTTCGGCGCCGCGTCGGACGGCGACGGCGACCGCAACATGATCGTGGGCCGCAACCTGGCCGTGACGCCTTCGGACAGCCTGGCCATCATCGCTGCCAACGCGACGCTGGCGCCGGGCTATGCCGGCGGCATCAAGGGCATCGCCCGTTCGATGCCGACATCGACCGCCGCCGACCGCGTGGCGGAGGCGCTCGGCATTTCCTGCTTCGAGACCCCGACCGGCTGGAAGTACTTCGGCAACCTGATGGACGCCGGCATGGTCACCCTGTGCGGTGAAGAGAGTTATGGCACAGGGTCCGACCACGTGCGCGAAAAGGACGGCCTGTGGGCCGTGCTGTTCTGGCTGAACATCATCGCCGCCAGCGGCAAGTCGGTCGGCCAGCTCGTCAGCGAGCACTGGGCGCGCTTCGGTCGCAATTATTATTCGCGCCATGACTACGAGGCGGTCGACGCCATGGCCGCCGACGCCATGATGACGGCGCTGCGCGAGAAGCTGCCGAAGCTGGCCGGCCAGACCCTTGGAGAGGGGGCAGATGCGTACCGCGTGGCACTGGCCGACGATTTCGTCTACACCGACCCGGTCGACAAGTCGATCGCTTCGCGCCAGGGTGTGCGCATCGTCATGACGGATGGTTCGCGCATCGTGTTCCGCCTGTCCGGCACGGGCACGGAAGGCGCCACCATTCGTGTCTACCTCGAGCGCTACGAGGCCGATCCGGGCCGCCACGACCTCGACACCCAGCAAGCCTTGTCAAGCCTGATCGCGATTGCCGACGGCGTCTCCGAACTGCGCCAGCGCACCGGCCGCGCGCTGCCGAGCGTGATCACCTGA
- a CDS encoding MFS transporter, with translation MDMHTNALKPRLSFWQLWNMSFGFFGIQFGFALQNANTSRIFSTLGANPDDLALFWLAAPVTGLLVQPVIGYMSDNTWHPKWGRRRPFFFIGALLAAIALFLMPNSSALWMAVAVLWMMDAAINVSMEPFRAFVGDKLDASQQTAGYAMQTFFIGCGAVIASLLPTIFTELGVSNVPVDGMIPDTVRYSFYAGAVVFMTAVSWTVFTADELPPPDLDSFQHERQQARNVGVALAEIVGGFARMPKTMVQLAFVQFFTWIALFAMWIYTGSAIADTVWGTRDAQSAAYQAAGNHVGIMFAVYSGVSALAAFILPVFARATSRKTVHFTCLAIGGISLASIALIHERDMLMLPMIGVGIAWASILTMPYAILAGSLPAKRMGYFMGLFNFFVVIPQIVSGLLLGFVTRAFFDGHTVLTLALGGGCMLVAAVLTLAVTDKARN, from the coding sequence ATGGACATGCATACCAACGCGCTCAAGCCACGCCTGTCGTTCTGGCAGCTGTGGAACATGAGCTTCGGCTTCTTCGGCATCCAGTTCGGCTTCGCCCTGCAGAACGCCAATACCAGCCGCATCTTTTCGACCCTGGGCGCCAATCCCGACGACCTGGCCCTGTTCTGGCTGGCCGCGCCGGTCACGGGCCTGCTGGTGCAGCCGGTGATCGGCTACATGAGCGACAACACCTGGCACCCGAAGTGGGGCCGGCGCCGTCCCTTCTTCTTCATCGGCGCGCTGCTGGCCGCCATCGCCCTGTTCCTGATGCCGAATTCCTCGGCGCTGTGGATGGCCGTGGCCGTACTGTGGATGATGGACGCGGCGATCAACGTCTCGATGGAGCCCTTCCGCGCCTTCGTCGGCGACAAGCTCGACGCCTCGCAGCAGACGGCCGGCTACGCGATGCAGACCTTCTTCATCGGCTGTGGCGCGGTGATCGCCTCGCTGCTGCCGACGATCTTCACCGAGCTCGGTGTCTCGAACGTGCCGGTGGACGGCATGATTCCCGACACCGTGCGCTACTCCTTCTACGCCGGTGCCGTGGTGTTCATGACGGCCGTCAGCTGGACCGTGTTCACCGCCGACGAACTGCCGCCGCCCGACCTGGACAGCTTTCAGCACGAGCGCCAGCAGGCACGCAATGTCGGCGTGGCGCTGGCCGAAATCGTCGGCGGTTTTGCCAGGATGCCGAAAACGATGGTGCAGCTGGCCTTTGTCCAGTTCTTCACCTGGATCGCGCTCTTCGCCATGTGGATCTATACCGGCAGCGCGATTGCCGATACCGTCTGGGGCACGCGCGACGCCCAGTCGGCGGCCTACCAGGCGGCCGGCAACCACGTCGGCATCATGTTCGCGGTGTACAGCGGCGTCTCCGCGCTGGCCGCCTTCATCCTGCCGGTCTTTGCCCGTGCGACCAGCCGCAAGACGGTGCACTTCACCTGCCTCGCCATCGGCGGCATCAGCCTGGCGAGCATCGCCCTGATCCACGAGCGCGACATGCTGATGCTGCCGATGATCGGCGTCGGCATCGCCTGGGCGAGCATCCTCACCATGCCGTACGCGATCCTGGCGGGCTCGCTGCCGGCCAAGCGCATGGGTTACTTCATGGGCCTGTTCAACTTCTTCGTGGTGATCCCGCAGATCGTCAGCGGCCTGCTGCTCGGTTTCGTCACGCGCGCCTTCTTCGACGGCCACACGGTGCTGACGCTGGCGCTCGGTGGCGGCTGCATGCTCGTTGCCGCCGTACTGACGCTGGCCGTGACGGACAAGGCACGCAATTAA
- a CDS encoding MFS transporter, giving the protein MLDFQRRLSPSFYALASLPATAMGFALCIQISALSWLLSTRYHLDIHEIGIVWAAGPLAGILGQVIIGFISDKTWFWGGRRRPFILVGGTLAALSVFLLPRIEVVASLLGTANLLVVAVIIALTLDLSINISFNPTRSLIADVTPEGEARTRGYTWMQTISGFWGVMAYLIGAYIDNYALISVGVFIVLAFSVLPVFLIEEPRELAPAQQASAEEATSTDWGQLWRLWTAHAFSWFGVQAMFVYIIAFIQQHVVASGATPSEAAAQSGHVIAISFAVMNVVGFLLPALVLAPLVTRFGRVRTQAGCVGIMALAYFAIALFARTPGALYALMAVVGIGWAAVVSLPFAIMSEKVDKRRMGFFMGLFNLSVVLPQLATTSVGYLLKSAADKNVLFLICGGCLAVSSVLWLLVRENKAAPVAAPALASAH; this is encoded by the coding sequence ATGCTCGACTTCCAGCGCCGGCTGAGCCCTTCCTTCTACGCCCTGGCCAGCCTGCCCGCCACCGCCATGGGCTTTGCCCTGTGCATCCAGATTTCGGCGCTGAGCTGGTTACTGAGCACCAGGTACCACCTCGACATCCACGAGATCGGCATCGTCTGGGCCGCCGGCCCGCTGGCGGGCATCCTCGGCCAGGTCATTATCGGCTTCATCAGCGACAAGACCTGGTTCTGGGGCGGGCGGCGCCGGCCCTTCATCCTGGTCGGCGGCACGCTGGCGGCGCTGTCGGTCTTCCTGCTGCCGCGCATCGAGGTCGTGGCAAGCCTGCTCGGCACGGCCAACCTGCTGGTGGTGGCGGTGATCATCGCGCTGACGCTGGACCTGTCGATCAACATCAGCTTCAACCCCACCCGCTCGCTGATCGCCGACGTCACGCCCGAAGGCGAGGCGCGCACGCGCGGCTACACCTGGATGCAGACGATCTCCGGCTTCTGGGGCGTGATGGCTTACCTGATCGGCGCCTACATCGACAACTATGCGCTCATCTCGGTGGGCGTGTTCATCGTGCTGGCCTTTTCGGTGCTGCCGGTCTTCCTGATCGAGGAGCCGCGTGAACTGGCGCCAGCGCAGCAGGCTAGCGCCGAGGAGGCGACCAGCACCGACTGGGGCCAGCTGTGGCGCCTCTGGACCGCGCACGCCTTCAGCTGGTTCGGCGTGCAGGCCATGTTCGTCTACATCATTGCCTTCATCCAGCAGCACGTGGTGGCAAGCGGGGCCACGCCCTCTGAAGCGGCGGCGCAGTCGGGCCACGTGATCGCCATTTCCTTCGCCGTGATGAACGTGGTCGGCTTCCTGCTGCCGGCCCTGGTGCTGGCGCCCCTGGTCACGCGCTTTGGCAGGGTGCGCACCCAGGCGGGCTGCGTCGGCATCATGGCCCTGGCCTACTTTGCCATCGCCCTGTTCGCCCGCACTCCCGGCGCGCTCTACGCGCTGATGGCGGTGGTGGGCATCGGCTGGGCGGCCGTGGTCAGCCTGCCGTTCGCGATCATGAGCGAGAAGGTGGACAAGCGCCGCATGGGCTTTTTCATGGGCCTCTTCAACCTGTCGGTGGTGCTGCCGCAGCTGGCCACGACGAGCGTCGGCTATCTATTGAAATCGGCGGCCGACAAGAACGTGCTGTTCCTGATCTGCGGCGGCTGCCTCGCCGTCTCCAGCGTGCTCTGGCTGCTCGTACGCGAGAATAAAGCCGCGCCCGTCGCGGCGCCTGCGCTTGCGAGCGCTCACTAA
- a CDS encoding alpha/beta hydrolase — MTRSLLALALAATLCGFASAADNIAPPPKASTALPGVSLLPELPEMPALNRKRQVRLYLPPGYATSNKRYPVLYMHDGQNLFDDATAYAGEWKVDETLDALAKEGKLELIVVGVDNGGDKRMTELNAWDNTRFGAAEGRQYMDFIVKTLKPLIDARYRTLPDRAHTAIMGSSMGGLASHYAIAQYPDVFSKAGVFSPAYWTAEPSYGFMAQHPLPKDARVYLLMGEKEGESMVPDVERMAQVVRTSGHPAANTVLRIVPEQRHNEGFWSGELRAALLWMFADQKAAR, encoded by the coding sequence TTGACCCGCTCCCTCCTCGCGCTTGCCCTGGCCGCCACGCTCTGCGGTTTTGCTTCGGCGGCCGACAACATCGCGCCGCCACCAAAGGCATCCACCGCCCTGCCTGGTGTGAGCCTGCTGCCGGAACTTCCCGAGATGCCGGCCCTGAACCGCAAGCGGCAGGTGCGCCTCTACCTGCCGCCGGGCTATGCGACCTCGAACAAGCGCTACCCGGTTCTCTACATGCACGATGGCCAGAACCTGTTCGACGATGCCACCGCCTATGCCGGCGAGTGGAAAGTCGACGAAACGCTCGATGCGCTGGCCAAGGAAGGCAAGCTGGAACTGATCGTGGTCGGCGTCGACAACGGCGGCGACAAGCGCATGACGGAACTGAACGCCTGGGACAACACGCGCTTCGGCGCCGCCGAGGGCAGGCAGTACATGGACTTCATCGTCAAGACGCTGAAACCCCTGATCGACGCCCGTTACCGCACCCTGCCCGACCGCGCGCATACCGCCATCATGGGCAGCTCGATGGGCGGGCTGGCCTCGCACTACGCGATCGCGCAGTATCCGGATGTCTTCAGCAAGGCGGGCGTGTTCTCGCCGGCCTACTGGACCGCCGAGCCCTCGTACGGCTTCATGGCGCAACATCCGCTGCCGAAGGACGCGCGGGTTTACCTGTTGATGGGCGAAAAGGAAGGCGAGTCGATGGTGCCGGATGTGGAACGCATGGCGCAGGTGGTGCGGACGAGCGGGCATCCGGCGGCGAATACGGTCTTGCGCATCGTGCCGGAACAGCGCCATAACGAGGGATTCTGGAGCGGGGAATTGCGGGCGGCGCTGCTGTGGATGTTTGCGGACCAGAAGGCGGCGCGCTAG